In Chitinophagaceae bacterium, a single window of DNA contains:
- a CDS encoding CBS domain-containing protein has translation MKKREPISNIMTKDVYTVNENDKLKDAVTLIRDHKIRHIPVMNGKNVSGIISRTDLNRLTFGTLFDNQEGADAAVLDMLSIPQVMTSKPKTVSSTDSIRDVAEIFAKEEYHALPVIDNGELKGIVTTTDLIAYMLEQY, from the coding sequence ATGAAAAAAAGAGAACCGATTAGCAACATTATGACAAAAGATGTTTACACAGTAAACGAAAACGATAAGTTAAAGGATGCGGTTACCCTAATTCGTGATCACAAAATCCGTCATATACCTGTAATGAATGGTAAAAATGTGAGCGGTATCATTAGCCGTACAGATTTAAACAGGCTTACATTCGGCACTTTGTTTGACAATCAGGAAGGAGCAGATGCAGCTGTACTAGATATGTTAAGCATTCCACAAGTGATGACCTCAAAACCAAAGACAGTTAGTTCTACTGATTCTATTCGTGATGTGGCTGAAATTTTTGCGAAAGAGGAGTATCATGCCTTACCCGTAATTGATAATGGCGAACTGAAGGGTATAGTGACTACTACCGATTTAATTGCTTATATGTTAGAGCAATACTAA
- a CDS encoding DUF2237 domain-containing protein has protein sequence MKNIFGEKLISCCKNPLTGFYRDGYCRTDDSDLGTHAVCAIVTKEFLDYSFNKGNDLITPRPEFDFPGLKAGDKWCLCAIRWKEAFEDGCAPKVILEATSEEALKIIEMKDLITYAYKNE, from the coding sequence ATGAAAAATATATTTGGTGAAAAACTTATTTCTTGCTGTAAAAACCCGTTAACCGGATTTTATAGAGACGGCTATTGCAGAACGGATGATTCTGATTTAGGGACACATGCCGTATGTGCCATAGTTACAAAAGAGTTTTTGGACTATTCTTTTAACAAAGGAAATGACTTGATTACGCCGCGTCCTGAATTTGATTTCCCGGGTTTAAAAGCCGGTGACAAATGGTGTTTATGTGCAATTAGGTGGAAAGAAGCATTTGAAGACGGATGTGCCCCTAAAGTTATATTGGAAGCCACTTCGGAAGAAGCATTAAAAATCATTGAAATGAAAGATTTAATAACCTATGCCTACAAAAATGAATAG